The Pseudomonas aeruginosa genome includes the window CGAGGCCGCCCAACTGAAGCAGCGCCTGGCCAAGGGCGAGGACTTCGCCACGCTGGCGAAGAAGCATTCGACCTGCCCGTCCGGCAAGCGCGGCGGCGACCTCGGCGAGGTGCGCCCGGGGCAGATGGTCAGGTCCATCGACAATGCCATCTTCAGGAAACCCGTTGGCGTGCTCCAGGGTCCGCTGAAGAGCCAGTTCGGCTACCATCTCCTGGAAGTGTATTTCCGCGACTGAACCGCCACCGGAGCGTCCATGACCGCCGACCAGATCGCCGCCTTCTGCCTGCAACTGCCCGGCGCCCGGGAAGACCTCAAGTGGGGTTCGAACCGGGTGTTCTCGGTGGCCGGCAACAAGATGTTCGCCATCCTCGACTTCGTCGACAAGGACGGCGGCCTGGCCTTCAAGGTCGGCAGCGAGCTGTTCCTCGGCTATGTCGACCGCCCCGGCATCCGTCCGGCGCCCTACCTGGCGCGCGCGCACTGGATCGTCATGGCCCGCCCCTACCCGATGAAGGCGGCGGAGTTGCGCGAGGCCCTGGTCCGTTCCCATCAACTGGTGGTGGCGCGCCTGCCCAAGCGCCAGCGCCTCGGCCTGGTACTCGACGCATGAGTCGCGACCGTCTGTACACCTGGGCCGGCCTGTGGCGCTCGCCGTCGTCCAGCTGGGAGGCCCTGCGCCTGGAGGACGACCAGGCGGAAAGCCAGTTGCGCGCGCCGGACGAACGCAGCGGCCTGCCCTACCAATTGGACTACCGGCTGCGCTGGGACGCCGACTGGCATCTGCGTGAGGCGGTGTTCCACGTCGAAAGCGAAACCGGGGTGCGCAAGCTGCACCTGCTCGCCGATGGCCGCGGCCACTGGCAGGACGGCGACGGCGAAGCGCTACCGGCATTCGACGGTTGCCTGGACATCGATATTTGGCCAAGCCCCTTCACCAACACCTTCCCGATCCGCCGCCTGGGCCTGGCCGATGGCCAGCGCGCGGAAATCCGCGCGCTCTACATCGAGGCCCCGGCCCTGGAGCCGCGTAGCATGCGCCAGGCATACACCCGTCTGGACGCCAGCCACTACCTCTACGAGAACCTCGAAGGCAGCGCGTTCAAAGCGGTACTGCTGGTGGACGAACAGGGCCTGGTGATCGATTACCCGGGTCTCTTCCAGCGTCTCTGAACGCGCTAGCGCCGGGCACCGCGCGTCGCCGATAGCCCGGCGAATCCGTTAGCCTGCTTTCATTCGTCATCTGCAACGGTCATCATGGCGGACCGCGACAACCCACTGCGACCGCGTTTCCCACATGTCCGTCGATATCCGCCCCACCCCGCCGGCGCAGGACAGCGCCCGGCAGAACGTCACCCTGCAGATCGTCTCGGTGGTGATGTTCACCTTCATCGGCTACCTGACCATCGGCATCCCGCTGGCGGTGCTGCCCGGCTACGTGCACGACGACCTCGGCTACGGCTCGGTGCTGGCCGGCCTGGTGATCAGCCTGCAGTACCTCGCCACCCTGCTCGCCCGGCCCTACGCCGGGCGCGTCATCGACGGCCTCGGGCCGAAGCGCGCGGTGCTCTACGGCATGGCCGGCAGCGCCGCGAGCGGGCTGTTCATGCTGCTCTCGGTGGCGATCCAGGGCTGGCCGGCGCTGAGCCTGGCCAGCCTGCTGGTCGGCCGCCTGGTACTCGGCGCGGCGGAAAGCCTGGTCGGCTCGGCGGCGATCGGCTGGGGCATCGGCCGGGTCGGCGCGCCGCACACCGCCAAGGTGATTTCCTGGAACGGCATCGCCAGCTACGGCGCCATCGCCCTCGGGGCGCCGCTAGGGGTGCTGCTGGTGCAGTGGCTGGGGCTGTGGAGCATGGGCGCGTCCATCGTCCTGCTCGGGGCGCTCGGCTTCGCCCTGGCCTGGCCGAAGTTGCCGGCGCCGCTGGTGCACGGCGAGCGACTGCCGTTCCAGCATGTGCTCGGCCGGGTCACCCCGCACGGTATGGGCCTGGCGCTGGGGGCGATCGGCTTCGGCACCATCGCCACCTTCATCACCCTTTATTACGCCAGCCGTGGCTGGGCCAACGCAGTGCTCTGCCTGAGTGCCTTCGGCGGTTGCTTCATCGGCGCCCGGCTGTTGTTCGCCAATAGCATCAACCGGCTCGGCGGCTTCCGCGTGGCGATCATCTGCCTCGGCGTCGAAAGCCTCGGCCTGCTGTTGCTGTGGAGCGCGCCGAATCCCTGGGTCGGCCTGGCCGGCGCGGCGCTCACCGGCTTCGGCTTCTCCCTGGTGTTCCCGGCGTTCGGCGTGGAAGCGGTGAACCTGGTACCGGCTTCCAACCGTGGCGCGGCGCTGGGCGCCTACTCGCTGTTCGTCGACCTGTCGCTGGGCATCACCGGGCCGCTGGTGGGCTTCGTCGCCAACCTGTTCGGCTTCCGCTCGATGTTCCTCTTCGCCTGCCTGGCCTCGCTCGGCGGGCTGGCCCTGGCCGTCGCACTGCACCGGCGCAGCCGCCGGCCCGTCTAGGGCGTGCACCGTCCCAGGCGGCGGTACGCGTTCTAGAGCTCGCCGAGCAAGGCGCTCAGGGCCGCGCGCAACTTGCCGGGCTTCAGCGGCTTGTTGAGCAGCGGCACGCCCAGGCGGGCCAGCGCGCGGCGGCAATCGTCGCTGCGGTCGGCGGTGATCATCACCGCGGCGATCTCCGCGCCGTAGTCCTCGCGCAAGGCGCCCAGCAACTGGCAACCGGTAGCGCCGTGGTCCAGGTGGTAGTCGACCAGGATCGCATCCGGCGCGCGGCCATCGAGCGCCTTGCGCGCGCCTTCCAGGTCGGTGGCGGTAAGCACCTCGCAGCCCCACTGGCAGAGCAGCGCGGACATGCTGAAGAGAATCTCGGTCTCGTTGTCCACCACCAGCAGCAGCCGTCCCGGCAGCGGATCACCAGCCGAAACCCGCGCAATCGCCTCGCCGGGTGCTGGCCGCGCCGGCTTGCGGACCAGCGGCACCTCGATGGCGAACAGCGAGCCTCGGCCTGGAGTCGAATGCACCTCGATGCGGTAGCCGAGGATGCCGGCGATACGGTCGACGATGGCCAGCCCGAGTCCGACGCCACGGCGCTCGGAAGCGCGCCCGGCGTCCAGTTGGTTGAACTCGAGGAAGATCGCCTGCAACTGGTCGGCGGGGATGCCCCGGCCAGTGTCCCACACCTCCAGGCGTACCTTGCCGCCACGCCGGCGCGCCCCCAGCAGCACGCTGCCGCGCTCGGTGTAGCGGCAGGCGTTGCTGAGCAAGTTGCGCAGGATCCGCGACAGCAGGCGCGCGTCGGTGCGCACTGCCAGTCGCGGGATCCGCGCACGCAGGGCCAGGCCGGCGGCACGCGCGACTTCCTCGAACTCCGAGGCCAGCGGAGCGAGCAGTTCGTCGAGGGAATAGTCGCCCAGGTCCGGACGGATCGCGCTCTGGTCGAGCCGGGCGATTTCCAGCAGGTCGGTGAGCAAGGTCTCGGCACCTTCCAGGGCCAGGTGGGTGCGCTCCACCAGTTGCAGTTCGGCGGCCGGCAGGCCCCGTTCGCGCAGGGTGTCGACCAGCAGCCGCGCCGCGTTGAGCGGTTGCAGCAGGTCGTGGCTGGCGGCGGCGAGGTACTTGTCCTTGCTGTGGTTGGCGGCTTCGGCGGCGTCGCGCGCCTGGCGCAACTGGCGGTTGAGCTCTTCCAGCTCGTGGGTGCGCTCGGCTACCCGCCGCTCCAGCTCCTCGTTCATGGTCTGCAGGCGCTGCTGGGCCTGGACCCGCTCGGTGATATCGGCGACGAAACCTTCGACCAATTCTTCCTCGTCGTGCCTGAGCAGCAGGTTCATCAATACCTCGATGTGACTGCCGTCCCTGCGCCAGAGGCGCGTCTCGTAGCCGAACAGGCCGCCGCGCTCGCGCAGCAGCGCGCGGATCCGTCGCATCTCGGCCTCGCCGCCGACGAACAGTTGCCCGGCCATGTCCTCCAGCGACCAGAGCACCTGTTGCGGATCGTCGTAGCCGAGCATCTGCGCCAGCGCCGGATTGGCGGCGCGCAGCCCCTGGCCGAGGCTGGCCTGGAAGATGCCGTGCACCGCGTGCTCGAACAGCCATTTGTAGCGGTTGCGCTCGGCCTCCAGCTCCTCCAGGCGCGCCAGCAGCTCCGGGTAGTGGCTCTTGCGCGCGGAGTGGCTGCCCAGGCCGAGTAACCCGGCCAGGGCCTCCTGCTGCTCAGAGGGCCTCGCCATAGACCACCTCGACATCGCGCTGGCTCGACTCGCGCGGGTTGGTAAGGATGCACGGGTCCTGCATCGCGTGGCGCGAGAGGAAAGGAATGTCGGAGCTGCCGACCCCGTGCAGGGCGAGGCTCTCGTGGAAACCCACGGCGTGCTTGAAGGCGATCAGGTGGTCCACCAGGCGCTGGCGGACCTGCCCCTGGGTCAGACCGCGGCAATCGATGCCGAAGGTCTCGGCGATCACCTTGAAGCGTTCCGGCGCGGCGCTGTAGTTGAACGCCACCACGTGTTCGACCAGCGCCGCGTTGCACAGGCCGTGGGGCAGGTCGAGATAGCCGCCGAGGCTGTGCGACATGGCATGCACCGCGCCGAGGATGGCGTTGGAGAAGGCCAGCCCGGCCTGCATGCTCCCGAGCATGATCTTCTCGCGCAGGGCGATGTCGCCGGGGTTGGCGATCATCTGTACCAGATTGCCATCGATCAGGCGCATCGCTTCCAGCGCGTGGGGATCGGTCAGCGGCCCGTGGCCGGTGGAGACGAACGCCTCGATGGCGTGTACCAGTGCATCGATGCCGGTACAGGCCGAAAGGAAGGGATCCATGGTCAACGTGGTTTCCGGGTCGATCAGCGAGACGTCAGGCACAACCGCCTTGCTCACCACGGAGAACTTCATGCGCTCGTCCTGGTTGGAAATGATCACGAACTGCGAGACGTCCGCCGAAGTCCCGGCGGTGGTCGGGATCAGGATCAGCGGCGGACTCGGCACCCGCAGCCGGTCGACGCCTTCGAACTCGAGGATGCTGCGGCCATGGGCGGCGACGATGCCGATGCCCTTGGCGCAATCCATCGGGCTGCCGCCGCCCACCGCGACGATCACGTTGCAGCCCTCGCTGCGATAGAACTCGGCGCCGAGCATCACCTCGTCGACCCGGGGGTTGGGCGAAACGCCGGTATACAGGCAGTAGTCGATGCCCTGCCCCTCCAGGCTTGCCTGGATGTCGGCGACCCAGCCGGCGGCGAGCACGCCGGGGTCGGAGACCAGCAGGACCTTGCGCGCACCGAAGGTCTTCACGTAGTTGGCGACGCTGTGCCGGCAGCCGGCGCCGAAGATGATCTCGGGCGAGACGAATTTACGCAGTTGGCTGAGGTCGTGGCTCATCTGACAGACCATTCTTATTGTTATCGGACATTGCCGGCAGCCTACTGCATTCGTCGGTTATTGCAATGCGACCTTGGCGGCCCTTTCAATCCTCCAGCAGGCCCAGGTAGAAGCGCCATTCCGCCAGCAGCGCATGGGCGCGATTGGCCGGCTGGCGGAAACCGTGGCGCTCCTGCGGATAGCGGTGGCACTCCACGCGCACGCCGCTGCGCCGCAGGCCGGCGACCATCGCCTCGGTCTGCTCCGGCACCACCACCGCGTCGAGCCCGCCCTGGAAGAACACTACCGGCGCGCGGATACGCCCGACCTGAAGCACCGGGCTGCGCACCAGGTAGCGACGGCGCTGGCGCAGCGGGTCGCCAATCAGCCAGTCGAGGTAGTCACCCTCGAACTTGTGGGTGCAACGCGCCAGTGCCAACGGATCGCTGACCCCATAGAGACTGGCGCCGCCGCGCAGGCCATCGAGGCAAGCCAGGGCGCGCAACGCGCTGTAGCCTCCGGCGCTGGCGCCACGGACGAAGACCCGGGCGCGGTCGATCCGTCCCTCCGCGTCCAGCTGCGCCAGCGCGGCCTCGATATCGCGCAACTCCAGGCGCCCCCACTGGCCGCGCAAGCGCTGCCGATAGGCGCGGCCGTAGCCGCTGCTGCCCCGGTAGTTCAGCGCGGCCACGGCGAAACCGCGCTGGGTCCAGAACTGCAGGCCGGCATCGAACGCCGGCGAATGCATCGAGGTCGGTCCGCCATGCAGCCACACCAGCAGCGGCGGTGGTCGTCGGGGATCGACGC containing:
- the ercA gene encoding alcohol dehydrogenase-like regulatory protein ErcA; this encodes MSHDLSQLRKFVSPEIIFGAGCRHSVANYVKTFGARKVLLVSDPGVLAAGWVADIQASLEGQGIDYCLYTGVSPNPRVDEVMLGAEFYRSEGCNVIVAVGGGSPMDCAKGIGIVAAHGRSILEFEGVDRLRVPSPPLILIPTTAGTSADVSQFVIISNQDERMKFSVVSKAVVPDVSLIDPETTLTMDPFLSACTGIDALVHAIEAFVSTGHGPLTDPHALEAMRLIDGNLVQMIANPGDIALREKIMLGSMQAGLAFSNAILGAVHAMSHSLGGYLDLPHGLCNAALVEHVVAFNYSAAPERFKVIAETFGIDCRGLTQGQVRQRLVDHLIAFKHAVGFHESLALHGVGSSDIPFLSRHAMQDPCILTNPRESSQRDVEVVYGEAL
- a CDS encoding MmcQ/YjbR family DNA-binding protein produces the protein MTADQIAAFCLQLPGAREDLKWGSNRVFSVAGNKMFAILDFVDKDGGLAFKVGSELFLGYVDRPGIRPAPYLARAHWIVMARPYPMKAAELREALVRSHQLVVARLPKRQRLGLVLDA
- a CDS encoding MFS transporter, which encodes MSVDIRPTPPAQDSARQNVTLQIVSVVMFTFIGYLTIGIPLAVLPGYVHDDLGYGSVLAGLVISLQYLATLLARPYAGRVIDGLGPKRAVLYGMAGSAASGLFMLLSVAIQGWPALSLASLLVGRLVLGAAESLVGSAAIGWGIGRVGAPHTAKVISWNGIASYGAIALGAPLGVLLVQWLGLWSMGASIVLLGALGFALAWPKLPAPLVHGERLPFQHVLGRVTPHGMGLALGAIGFGTIATFITLYYASRGWANAVLCLSAFGGCFIGARLLFANSINRLGGFRVAIICLGVESLGLLLLWSAPNPWVGLAGAALTGFGFSLVFPAFGVEAVNLVPASNRGAALGAYSLFVDLSLGITGPLVGFVANLFGFRSMFLFACLASLGGLALAVALHRRSRRPV
- a CDS encoding putative glycolipid-binding domain-containing protein: MSRDRLYTWAGLWRSPSSSWEALRLEDDQAESQLRAPDERSGLPYQLDYRLRWDADWHLREAVFHVESETGVRKLHLLADGRGHWQDGDGEALPAFDGCLDIDIWPSPFTNTFPIRRLGLADGQRAEIRALYIEAPALEPRSMRQAYTRLDASHYLYENLEGSAFKAVLLVDEQGLVIDYPGLFQRL
- a CDS encoding peptidylprolyl isomerase translates to MPVAMARHILVKTEAEAAQLKQRLAKGEDFATLAKKHSTCPSGKRGGDLGEVRPGQMVRSIDNAIFRKPVGVLQGPLKSQFGYHLLEVYFRD
- a CDS encoding NahK/ErcS family hybrid sensor histidine kinase/response regulator; this translates as MARPSEQQEALAGLLGLGSHSARKSHYPELLARLEELEAERNRYKWLFEHAVHGIFQASLGQGLRAANPALAQMLGYDDPQQVLWSLEDMAGQLFVGGEAEMRRIRALLRERGGLFGYETRLWRRDGSHIEVLMNLLLRHDEEELVEGFVADITERVQAQQRLQTMNEELERRVAERTHELEELNRQLRQARDAAEAANHSKDKYLAAASHDLLQPLNAARLLVDTLRERGLPAAELQLVERTHLALEGAETLLTDLLEIARLDQSAIRPDLGDYSLDELLAPLASEFEEVARAAGLALRARIPRLAVRTDARLLSRILRNLLSNACRYTERGSVLLGARRRGGKVRLEVWDTGRGIPADQLQAIFLEFNQLDAGRASERRGVGLGLAIVDRIAGILGYRIEVHSTPGRGSLFAIEVPLVRKPARPAPGEAIARVSAGDPLPGRLLLVVDNETEILFSMSALLCQWGCEVLTATDLEGARKALDGRAPDAILVDYHLDHGATGCQLLGALREDYGAEIAAVMITADRSDDCRRALARLGVPLLNKPLKPGKLRAALSALLGEL